A genomic region of Desulfosarcina ovata subsp. ovata contains the following coding sequences:
- a CDS encoding CGGC domain-containing protein, whose translation MEKILIIGCKRAMDDVCIGCSRCMVGFNRREGEFERYGQDAELTGLLNCGDCPGATIVTRMAQVNLWNKPMNEAPTKVHVAPCITDHCPYKETLINKIKAKAGVEVIEGAHPYKPSDIFTPT comes from the coding sequence ATGGAGAAAATACTGATTATCGGTTGCAAACGGGCCATGGATGATGTTTGCATCGGCTGTTCCCGGTGCATGGTGGGCTTTAATCGCCGGGAAGGTGAATTCGAACGCTATGGTCAGGACGCGGAACTGACCGGCCTGCTCAACTGTGGCGACTGCCCGGGCGCGACCATTGTTACCCGCATGGCCCAGGTCAATCTGTGGAACAAGCCCATGAATGAAGCTCCGACCAAAGTGCATGTCGCCCCCTGTATCACCGACCACTGTCCATACAAGGAGACCCTGATCAATAAAATCAAGGCCAAGGCCGGTGTTGAGGTCATCGAAGGAGCGCACCCGTACAAACCAAGTGATATTTTTACACCAACTTGA
- a CDS encoding GGDEF domain-containing protein has protein sequence MKKSTESESMQMPDRPDHAFQPIVNIHSGVCYGYEATIINADAKSVAGPSGQDCRDSLCARTHGGLYQHAVTKFNAIPWNAQACLFFNIDSWLYDETNGMDGLIDALAKEPPGSAGKRCLQLSARLMTSPSGKLIERLNQLRRQGVRIAVDGFGGSGMRLFYDLRPDYVKLDPFFIDQMDCNREKRMIAACLVSVAHQLGSMVIAQRVADESVFHECRNIGCDLVQGDLIQPSMTDPQRLRKTYSAVRQWCEHDRRGSGLKDHSLLRAGIETIHPVRSDAPMTEILDAFKNHITRTFFPVVNPYSEPVGIIRETSIKEFIYSRYGRFVLENQAFSRNIDEFITRIPQVDVRMPIDHIMDLFTGNEPLEGVLVTRDMAYVGFLNTQSMLKILNEKKLALARDQNPLSNLPGNHCIVEYVSQALQDTAASYALVYFDFDNFKAYNDHYGFRQGDRVILLFADLLKSHILCRDRFVGHVGGDDFFMGLKDIPLGEVVDEVTAIASRFRDNVRGFYRHTAIERGCIQALDREGQLKCFPLMTVSSVILDLPADGQRIYSPEEIGTVIAKMKKTAKQSADKLSVASLMPRWDSEAVS, from the coding sequence ATGAAGAAATCGACTGAATCTGAATCGATGCAGATGCCTGACCGGCCGGACCATGCTTTTCAACCCATTGTCAATATTCACAGCGGCGTTTGCTACGGTTATGAGGCCACTATCATCAACGCGGACGCAAAATCCGTTGCCGGGCCATCTGGCCAGGACTGTCGGGATTCACTGTGCGCCCGGACCCACGGTGGCCTTTATCAACATGCGGTTACGAAATTCAACGCCATCCCATGGAATGCGCAGGCCTGCCTTTTTTTTAACATCGACAGCTGGTTGTATGATGAAACAAACGGCATGGACGGGTTGATCGATGCGCTGGCGAAAGAACCTCCCGGCAGTGCCGGCAAACGATGCCTGCAACTCTCGGCCCGGTTGATGACCAGCCCCTCCGGAAAACTCATCGAGCGCCTGAACCAGCTCCGGCGACAAGGGGTTCGCATTGCCGTTGATGGCTTCGGGGGCTCCGGGATGCGCCTGTTTTACGACCTGCGCCCGGATTACGTCAAACTCGACCCGTTTTTCATCGACCAGATGGACTGCAACCGGGAAAAGCGAATGATCGCGGCCTGTCTGGTCTCGGTCGCCCATCAACTGGGCAGCATGGTGATCGCCCAGCGGGTGGCCGACGAATCGGTATTCCACGAATGCCGCAATATCGGTTGCGACCTGGTCCAGGGGGATCTCATCCAGCCGTCGATGACGGATCCACAACGGCTGCGGAAGACCTACTCAGCGGTGCGGCAGTGGTGTGAGCATGACCGGCGCGGCAGCGGCCTGAAGGATCACTCACTGCTGCGGGCCGGTATCGAAACGATTCACCCGGTACGCTCGGATGCACCGATGACAGAAATTCTGGATGCATTCAAGAATCACATCACCCGAACATTTTTCCCGGTGGTCAATCCCTACAGTGAACCGGTGGGAATTATCCGCGAGACGTCCATCAAGGAATTCATCTATTCCCGGTATGGCCGTTTTGTTCTGGAGAATCAGGCCTTCAGCAGAAATATCGATGAGTTCATCACACGCATTCCACAGGTCGATGTCCGTATGCCCATCGATCATATCATGGATCTGTTCACCGGGAACGAACCCCTCGAAGGGGTTCTGGTGACCCGGGATATGGCTTATGTCGGTTTCCTGAATACCCAGTCCATGCTTAAAATCCTGAACGAAAAGAAGCTGGCCCTGGCCCGGGATCAGAACCCGCTCTCCAATCTTCCCGGTAATCACTGCATTGTTGAGTATGTCTCCCAGGCCCTGCAGGACACGGCCGCCAGCTACGCCCTGGTCTATTTCGATTTCGACAACTTCAAGGCATACAACGATCATTACGGGTTCCGCCAGGGAGACCGGGTGATCCTGCTGTTCGCCGACCTGCTTAAATCCCATATCCTCTGCCGCGACCGATTTGTGGGCCACGTCGGGGGGGATGATTTCTTCATGGGATTGAAAGACATCCCCCTCGGGGAGGTCGTTGACGAAGTGACGGCCATCGCAAGTCGGTTCCGAGACAATGTGCGGGGGTTTTACCGGCATACGGCCATCGAACGGGGATGCATCCAGGCCCTGGATCGAGAGGGCCAACTGAAATGCTTCCCCTTGATGACGGTCAGCAGCGTTATCCTCGATCTTCCGGCCGACGGGCAACGGATCTATTCTCCCGAAGAGATCGGCACCGTCATCGCCAAAATGAAAAAAACCGCCAAACAGTCAGCGGACAAGCTGTCGGTGGCGAGTCTGATGCCCCGATGGGACTCAGAAGCTGTCAGCTGA
- the phnX gene encoding phosphonoacetaldehyde hydrolase, protein MNASNLTSTYSGPVRAVVLDWAGTAVDYGCMGMAAVFVHVFDAFDIHVSVTEARQFMGLAKKEHIRRMCRLPGVVTQWQEQYGRMPDESDVDLLYVRTEPMMVDTIADHAALIDGLLPFVAAMREQGILIGSCTGYTAPMMQVLTDQAARQGYTPDCMVCASDVPAGRPYPWMCYQNAIRLQIYPMAAMIKIGDTVSDIEEGLNAGMWTIGLTQSGNELGLPADLVAAVPPSEMERRLAVIEARYRQAGAHYVVRGIWECTAVVEDIGRRLARGEHPMMELSPVQECMQAVAG, encoded by the coding sequence ATGAACGCATCCAACCTTACTTCCACCTATAGCGGGCCGGTCCGGGCCGTCGTGCTGGACTGGGCCGGAACCGCCGTCGATTACGGCTGCATGGGGATGGCCGCCGTATTTGTGCATGTCTTTGACGCCTTCGACATCCATGTTTCGGTCACTGAAGCCCGGCAGTTCATGGGGCTGGCAAAAAAAGAGCACATCCGGCGCATGTGTAGGCTGCCGGGAGTCGTCACCCAATGGCAGGAACAATACGGTCGCATGCCTGATGAAAGTGATGTGGATTTGCTGTACGTGCGCACCGAACCGATGATGGTCGACACCATCGCCGATCATGCTGCGCTCATCGATGGCCTGCTGCCTTTTGTGGCCGCCATGCGTGAGCAGGGCATCCTCATCGGCTCCTGCACCGGTTACACCGCACCGATGATGCAAGTGCTGACCGATCAGGCCGCCAGGCAGGGCTACACGCCCGACTGCATGGTGTGCGCGTCCGATGTGCCTGCGGGACGGCCCTATCCCTGGATGTGCTATCAGAACGCCATCCGGCTGCAGATCTATCCCATGGCCGCCATGATAAAGATCGGCGACACCGTCAGTGATATCGAGGAAGGCCTCAATGCCGGCATGTGGACCATCGGCCTGACCCAGTCGGGCAACGAGCTGGGCCTGCCCGCCGATCTTGTGGCCGCTGTTCCGCCGTCAGAAATGGAGCGGCGCCTGGCTGTCATCGAAGCCCGGTACCGTCAGGCGGGTGCCCATTATGTGGTTCGGGGCATCTGGGAGTGCACGGCGGTGGTTGAGGACATCGGCAGGCGGTTGGCCCGTGGCGAACACCCCATGATGGAGTTATCCCCCGTGCAGGAATGCATGCAGGCGGTTGCCGGATAA
- a CDS encoding dodecin family protein, protein MSESVYKLIGLVGTSPASWEIAADNAVEIASTSLKDLRVAEIAKLDMTVENGKVTDFRTRLKLSLKTD, encoded by the coding sequence ATGAGCGAAAGCGTTTACAAACTCATCGGATTGGTGGGAACAAGTCCGGCATCTTGGGAAATTGCAGCGGACAATGCTGTGGAAATCGCATCAACGTCTTTGAAGGATCTTAGAGTGGCAGAAATTGCCAAATTGGATATGACGGTGGAAAATGGCAAGGTTACCGACTTCCGCACGCGGCTAAAGTTATCACTCAAAACAGATTGA
- a CDS encoding nickel/cobalt transporter translates to MRMRRIAFLMLMVAVVAVMPWGYGASSQAARNPFISSKRTNGTTESKPAVGYPALFQPAMQKIVTVQFAIRQNMVRLAGDIQQDPFGHAFRMFMLFSLLYGMVHALGPGHGKVYACAYFLNRPGTIKRGLALGCLTMLVHVLSGTVLILVGATVLKTSGAMTLENAGVVLERVSYGLLVGLGIFLAGHTLLQLRTKTVPVPQSCPGASDTRSLLVAALAVGIVPCPGAAMILLFSLTLGILPAGLGAMICIAAGMSLTTGVFAVLTIVLKQRFLGLVEGNRRLFSLAYAILALGGAAGITILGMVLFIGSVN, encoded by the coding sequence ATGAGGATGCGTCGTATCGCCTTTCTGATGCTGATGGTGGCGGTCGTGGCGGTCATGCCATGGGGTTATGGCGCGTCAAGCCAGGCGGCCCGCAATCCTTTTATCTCCTCGAAGCGGACCAACGGCACAACCGAAAGCAAGCCGGCAGTTGGCTATCCGGCGCTTTTTCAGCCGGCCATGCAGAAGATCGTCACGGTCCAGTTCGCCATCCGACAGAACATGGTCCGGTTGGCCGGGGATATCCAGCAAGATCCATTCGGCCATGCGTTTCGGATGTTCATGCTCTTCTCCCTGCTTTATGGCATGGTTCACGCTTTGGGACCGGGCCACGGCAAGGTTTACGCCTGTGCCTATTTTCTCAACCGTCCCGGCACCATCAAACGGGGGCTGGCGCTCGGCTGTCTGACCATGCTCGTCCATGTGCTGTCCGGCACAGTGCTGATTCTTGTGGGCGCAACGGTCCTGAAAACATCCGGTGCCATGACCCTGGAGAATGCCGGCGTGGTATTGGAAAGGGTCAGCTATGGGCTGCTCGTCGGGCTGGGGATATTTCTGGCCGGGCACACGCTTTTGCAGTTGCGGACCAAAACGGTTCCCGTCCCCCAGAGCTGCCCGGGCGCATCGGATACCCGAAGCCTCCTGGTTGCGGCTTTGGCCGTGGGCATCGTTCCCTGCCCGGGGGCGGCGATGATTCTGCTCTTCTCACTCACCCTGGGGATTCTGCCCGCCGGTTTGGGCGCCATGATATGCATCGCCGCCGGAATGTCCCTCACCACCGGCGTCTTTGCCGTATTGACCATCGTTCTCAAGCAACGCTTTCTGGGACTGGTGGAAGGCAACCGGCGCCTGTTCAGTTTGGCATATGCGATTCTCGCCTTGGGCGGCGCGGCCGGTATCACGATCCTTGGCATGGTACTTTTTATCGGCAGTGTTAATTGA
- a CDS encoding DUF1007 family protein: MTVIVLVALCVFSGRRAAAHPHAFVNCTISFVMDKTGLVGCHQHWTLDAMTTVAVLDVVDTDHNAFLSMGEQTALRQLTVESLRDYHYFTAMRVNGRGVAVETIADFTAEVRDNRLVYDFLVPCRVAAKPGKRQQVKVAVYDDSFYTYVAYSAGDRTAIDPSKDPMFANREAPARPGDYQRFAEAVGISKFNGDIQVTGDPQGFRIDTRVEDAVDMAYFHDQIIPQAVVMTFEPK, from the coding sequence ATGACAGTGATCGTACTGGTCGCTCTATGCGTTTTCAGCGGGCGGCGGGCAGCGGCCCACCCGCACGCCTTTGTGAATTGCACGATCTCTTTTGTCATGGACAAGACCGGATTGGTTGGCTGTCACCAGCACTGGACGCTGGACGCGATGACCACGGTGGCCGTCCTTGATGTCGTCGATACGGATCACAACGCGTTCCTTTCCATGGGTGAACAAACGGCGCTGCGCCAATTAACCGTGGAGAGCCTCAGGGACTATCACTATTTCACGGCCATGCGTGTCAATGGCCGGGGCGTCGCGGTCGAAACGATTGCCGATTTTACAGCCGAGGTGCGGGACAACCGGTTGGTCTATGATTTTCTGGTTCCCTGCCGGGTGGCGGCCAAGCCGGGCAAGCGCCAGCAGGTAAAGGTTGCGGTATACGACGACTCTTTTTATACTTATGTGGCCTATTCCGCCGGGGACCGGACCGCCATCGATCCGTCGAAAGATCCGATGTTCGCCAATCGGGAGGCCCCGGCGCGGCCCGGGGATTATCAGCGCTTTGCCGAGGCCGTGGGCATTTCAAAGTTCAATGGAGACATTCAAGTCACGGGTGATCCGCAAGGTTTCCGGATCGATACCCGGGTGGAGGACGCCGTCGACATGGCCTATTTCCACGACCAAATCATTCCCCAAGCCGTTGTCATGACCTTCGAACCCAAATGA
- a CDS encoding metal ABC transporter solute-binding protein, Zn/Mn family, with the protein MKWAKWQTSKVIRGQSMIVALLTVLCTIASASAATFDGKYPIRVGATVGMVADIVREVAGDRAEVTNIIGSGVDPHVYSPTRSDVAVLLKSDIIFYSGLLLEGQMSDVLVKISRKRPVYAVTELLKADYLLQDKQTGHHDPHVWMDVGGWIKAVDVVVEAMAGFDPPNAELYHRNAKTYQALLHRLDDYARQAIASIPENQRVLVTAHDAFNYMGRAYGIEVKGIQGISTESEAGLKDINRLVDLLVTRRIPAVFVETSVSDKNVKALIEGAAARGHRVTIGGNLFSDAMGSPGTYEGSYVGMIDHNATLISRALGGQAPAGGMQGKLAETK; encoded by the coding sequence ATGAAATGGGCAAAATGGCAAACGAGCAAAGTGATTCGAGGGCAATCGATGATTGTGGCTCTATTGACCGTCTTGTGCACGATTGCAAGCGCTTCGGCGGCTACCTTTGACGGCAAATACCCGATCCGCGTCGGCGCCACCGTGGGCATGGTGGCGGACATCGTTCGCGAGGTTGCCGGTGACCGGGCGGAAGTGACCAATATCATCGGTTCCGGCGTGGATCCGCATGTGTACAGCCCAACCCGCAGCGACGTGGCCGTACTGCTCAAATCGGATATCATCTTTTATTCCGGTTTGCTGCTTGAAGGGCAGATGTCCGACGTTTTGGTCAAGATATCCCGCAAACGACCGGTTTATGCCGTTACGGAATTATTGAAAGCGGACTACCTGCTTCAAGATAAGCAGACCGGACATCACGACCCCCATGTGTGGATGGATGTGGGCGGCTGGATCAAGGCCGTCGATGTGGTGGTCGAGGCCATGGCCGGATTCGATCCGCCCAATGCCGAGCTGTACCATCGGAACGCAAAAACCTACCAGGCACTCCTCCACCGCCTTGACGATTATGCCCGTCAGGCCATCGCCTCCATCCCCGAAAATCAGCGAGTTCTGGTTACCGCCCATGACGCCTTCAACTACATGGGCCGGGCTTACGGTATCGAAGTAAAGGGCATTCAAGGCATTTCCACCGAATCGGAGGCAGGGCTCAAGGATATCAACCGGCTGGTGGACCTGTTGGTAACCCGCCGCATCCCTGCCGTCTTCGTGGAGACCAGCGTGTCGGACAAGAACGTCAAGGCCCTTATCGAGGGGGCGGCTGCCCGCGGGCACCGGGTGACCATCGGTGGGAACCTGTTCTCCGATGCCATGGGCAGTCCCGGCACTTACGAAGGCAGTTATGTGGGAATGATCGACCATAACGCGACCCTCATCTCACGGGCCCTGGGCGGCCAGGCGCCGGCTGGTGGAATGCAGGGGAAACTGGCTGAAACCAAATAA
- a CDS encoding metal ABC transporter ATP-binding protein has product MATPEKQSIQMPADATVAEEAPLWVNDLTVAYHRKPVLWDVDLTLPEGRLIAVVGPNGAGKSTFIKAVLGLVPRASGAVTIYGEPYEAQRHLVGYVPQRESVDWDFPVNALDVVAMGLYRRIGWLRPVKRSHRQIALDALEKVGMANYAKRQISQLSGGQQQRVFLARALVQDAQLYFMDEPFAGVDVATERAIIALLKELKAAGKTCVVVHHDLQTVPTYFDHVVLLNMRLVAAGPVDLVFNEENLKKTYGGRLTLLSQALDEVAKGPNFPSAKG; this is encoded by the coding sequence ATGGCAACCCCCGAGAAACAATCCATCCAGATGCCCGCCGATGCCACCGTCGCTGAAGAGGCGCCGTTGTGGGTCAATGATCTCACCGTGGCCTACCATCGCAAGCCCGTGCTGTGGGACGTTGATCTGACCCTGCCCGAGGGCCGCCTGATTGCCGTGGTGGGACCCAACGGCGCCGGCAAGAGCACGTTCATCAAAGCCGTTCTGGGCCTGGTGCCCCGCGCTTCCGGGGCGGTGACCATTTACGGCGAGCCCTACGAGGCCCAGCGCCACCTGGTGGGCTACGTCCCCCAGCGCGAGAGCGTGGACTGGGACTTTCCGGTCAATGCCCTGGATGTGGTGGCCATGGGACTCTACCGCCGAATCGGCTGGCTGCGGCCGGTCAAACGGTCGCACCGCCAGATCGCCCTGGACGCCCTGGAAAAGGTGGGCATGGCCAACTACGCCAAACGCCAGATCAGCCAGCTTTCCGGGGGGCAGCAGCAACGGGTCTTCCTGGCCCGGGCCCTGGTTCAGGACGCCCAGCTGTACTTCATGGATGAACCCTTCGCCGGTGTGGACGTGGCCACGGAGCGGGCCATCATCGCCCTGCTCAAGGAACTCAAGGCAGCCGGCAAAACCTGCGTCGTGGTCCACCATGACCTGCAGACGGTCCCCACGTACTTCGATCACGTGGTGCTGTTGAACATGCGCCTGGTGGCCGCCGGACCGGTGGATCTGGTTTTCAACGAGGAGAATCTGAAAAAAACCTATGGCGGCCGGCTCACCTTGTTGAGTCAGGCACTGGATGAAGTGGCCAAAGGCCCCAACTTTCCATCGGCCAAAGGATAA
- a CDS encoding iron chelate uptake ABC transporter family permease subunit: MNPTRRMAVAIFVMAPLLLCAVTMPAMAQTADAGNRLDDFLRVFTFQDYNTRVVVVGTTLLGLAAGLIGTFLVLLRRALLSDTLSHATLPGIALAFMVMTLITGNGKHLPGLIAGAAVFAVIGTLSVLAIQRFSRLKDDAALGIVLSVYFGLGIALMGMATRMDAGNAAGLSSFIYGKTASMLFSDALLIAVTAFVAALACLLFFKEFSLICFDADYGRTQGWPVTRLDFLMMALVVLVTVIGLQAVGLILVVALLIIPAASARFWTHRLRTLLWLSGLFGALSGFLGSGISALMANLPAGAVIVLAASFFFLVSLFFGSARGLLRLGIDRQRLQRKIMNENLLRDLHEWDETAANNEKQAPRAGILMRRRAWTSPSLKRTLRRLNRQGLIRQPSDGTIRLTDTGREAAQEIVRRHRLWETYLITHADVAPGMVDLSADRIEHVLEPELISRLETLLDAGKGHAPPPSPHKLPLIKGVR, from the coding sequence ATGAACCCAACCCGAAGAATGGCCGTTGCGATCTTTGTCATGGCACCTCTTCTTCTCTGTGCGGTAACAATGCCGGCAATGGCCCAGACCGCCGACGCCGGGAACCGACTGGATGACTTCTTGCGCGTGTTCACATTCCAGGATTACAATACTCGCGTGGTCGTGGTTGGAACGACCCTGCTGGGCCTGGCCGCCGGCTTGATCGGCACATTTCTGGTCCTGCTCCGGCGTGCCCTGCTCAGCGACACCCTCAGCCATGCCACCCTGCCGGGCATCGCGCTGGCCTTCATGGTCATGACCCTTATCACCGGCAATGGCAAACACCTGCCCGGGCTGATTGCCGGTGCAGCGGTTTTTGCCGTTATCGGTACCCTATCGGTGTTGGCCATCCAGCGATTTTCGAGGCTCAAGGACGATGCCGCCCTGGGCATTGTGCTGAGCGTCTATTTCGGACTCGGTATCGCCCTGATGGGAATGGCCACCCGCATGGATGCTGGCAACGCCGCCGGCCTTTCCTCGTTCATTTATGGCAAAACCGCATCCATGCTTTTCTCGGATGCCCTGTTGATTGCGGTCACCGCGTTCGTGGCGGCGCTGGCCTGTCTCCTCTTTTTCAAGGAATTCTCCCTGATCTGTTTCGACGCCGATTACGGCCGAACCCAGGGTTGGCCGGTGACCCGGCTGGATTTTCTCATGATGGCCCTGGTGGTCCTGGTGACAGTGATCGGACTGCAGGCCGTGGGCTTGATCCTGGTGGTGGCGCTGCTGATCATTCCGGCCGCATCGGCACGGTTCTGGACCCACCGGCTGCGCACGCTGCTTTGGCTTTCCGGTCTTTTTGGCGCGCTCAGCGGTTTTCTGGGATCGGGCATTTCGGCCTTGATGGCCAACCTGCCGGCCGGGGCGGTCATCGTTCTGGCCGCCTCCTTCTTTTTCCTGGTCAGTCTGTTTTTCGGATCCGCCCGGGGATTGTTGCGCTTGGGGATAGACCGGCAGCGCCTGCAACGCAAAATCATGAACGAGAATCTGCTCAGGGATCTTCATGAATGGGACGAGACCGCGGCCAATAACGAAAAACAGGCCCCGCGCGCCGGAATTCTCATGCGCAGGCGGGCCTGGACCTCACCCTCATTGAAGCGAACCCTGCGGCGCCTGAATCGCCAGGGGTTGATCCGTCAACCCAGCGACGGAACCATTCGCCTGACCGACACCGGCAGGGAAGCGGCCCAGGAAATCGTGCGCCGCCACCGATTGTGGGAAACCTACCTGATCACCCATGCCGACGTGGCACCGGGCATGGTCGATCTTTCCGCCGACCGGATCGAGCATGTTCTGGAACCGGAACTCATCAGTCGCCTGGAAACCCTTCTGGATGCCGGCAAGGGGCATGCCCCGCCTCCCAGCCCCCACAAACTGCCCCTTATCAAAGGAGTGCGTTGA
- a CDS encoding metal ABC transporter permease: protein MEWTFIDTWIVVVGALSAAACALLGNYLVLRRMSMMGDAISHAVLPGLAIAFLITGSRASLPMLMGAILIGVVTTLLIQGIDRLSGLDRGASMGVVFTTLFAIGLILIRQAADHVDLDPSCVLYGAIELTPLDTVLIFGQDIPQAAVTSGIMLVLNLIFVIVFFKELRITAFDPALATTMGINANIMHYGLMTLVAATTIAAFESVGSILVIAMLIVPGAAAHLITDRLGRVLAISVLFAAASAVLGHMGAITVPRLFGFQDTSTAGMMALATGLLFLLVFLFAPRYGVIGRATNQLRLGLGIIGDDTLGFLYRYHELAPEGAPPVPIAEIKKALKVGSTIRLMIWKLKRKNLILTDGNGLTLTDEGITAGQGLIRSHRLWETYLCDVMGCCDADVHRHAHKFEHVTDPETQQRLSEITGNPGRDPHRRKIP, encoded by the coding sequence ATGGAATGGACCTTTATCGACACATGGATTGTCGTGGTTGGCGCCCTGAGCGCCGCCGCCTGTGCCTTGTTGGGGAATTATCTGGTGCTGCGCCGCATGAGCATGATGGGCGATGCCATCAGCCACGCCGTTTTGCCGGGCCTGGCCATCGCCTTCCTGATTACCGGCAGCCGGGCAAGCCTGCCCATGCTGATGGGCGCCATTCTCATCGGTGTGGTGACCACCCTTCTGATCCAGGGCATCGATCGCCTCAGTGGCCTTGACCGCGGCGCATCCATGGGGGTGGTCTTCACCACCTTATTCGCCATCGGCCTGATTCTCATTCGTCAGGCGGCCGATCATGTGGATCTGGATCCGAGCTGCGTGTTATACGGCGCCATCGAATTGACTCCCCTGGATACGGTCCTGATCTTCGGCCAGGACATCCCCCAGGCCGCCGTCACCAGCGGGATCATGCTGGTCCTCAACCTGATCTTCGTTATCGTCTTTTTCAAGGAGCTGAGGATCACCGCCTTCGATCCGGCCTTGGCCACCACCATGGGCATCAACGCCAATATCATGCATTACGGCCTGATGACGCTGGTGGCGGCAACCACCATCGCAGCGTTCGAAAGCGTGGGCAGTATTCTGGTCATCGCCATGCTGATCGTTCCCGGTGCCGCGGCACACCTGATCACCGACCGGCTGGGCCGCGTGCTGGCCATCAGCGTATTGTTCGCGGCGGCCTCGGCCGTGCTGGGGCATATGGGCGCCATTACCGTTCCACGGTTGTTCGGGTTCCAGGACACCAGCACGGCGGGCATGATGGCCCTGGCCACCGGCCTCCTGTTTCTCCTGGTTTTTCTCTTTGCGCCGCGTTACGGCGTCATTGGCCGGGCGACCAACCAATTGCGCCTGGGCCTTGGAATCATCGGTGACGATACGCTGGGCTTTCTTTACCGCTATCACGAACTGGCTCCTGAAGGAGCGCCGCCGGTTCCCATCGCGGAAATCAAGAAAGCCCTCAAGGTGGGATCCACGATTCGTCTGATGATCTGGAAACTCAAACGCAAAAACCTGATTCTGACTGACGGTAACGGGTTGACGCTGACCGATGAAGGGATAACCGCCGGACAGGGATTGATCCGTTCGCATCGCCTGTGGGAGACCTACCTTTGTGATGTCATGGGCTGCTGTGACGCGGATGTCCACCGCCATGCCCATAAGTTCGAGCATGTCACCGATCCGGAGACGCAACAGCGGCTCAGTGAAATTACCGGCAATCCCGGTCGGGATCCCCACCGGCGGAAGATCCCCTAG